A genomic stretch from Neodiprion fabricii isolate iyNeoFabr1 chromosome 3, iyNeoFabr1.1, whole genome shotgun sequence includes:
- the LOC124177755 gene encoding fatty-acid amide hydrolase 2-like — protein MCKAQDNKADNPHQKHQLSLRKALKQLSLELLWIFITQIHSLFDLVVDFCFKLYYQNKIRKVGPIKNKLLLESAVDLAEKIRNKKVTAEEVVQSFIERCKEVQEILNVIVEDRYEQAIAEAKEVDKLINKHPDPASFKITKPFLGIPFTTKESNEAKGFLHTMGSMFRRDYRSPEDATVIGYLKSAGGIIIAKTNIPELNMWTESRNNLYGQTNNPYDTTRTVGGSSGGEGAIIASCGAPISIASDIGGSIRMPAFFNGVFGHKPSEGLTPMKGVGLRENEYDISMVEAGPICKKAVDLDPLLRVLIGDNISKLKLDQPVDLKTLQIFYQEESGDIRCSKVSGSLRKAMKNAVDHFKGITGAATKVKLPGTEYSYRLWRYWMTKEVGEFNQNVTNKQYRTTAKAELLNLLTFRSQLTLAAILKLIDNDYLPKENSEWAEKTTENLKVELLNKLGDNGVLFYPSSPLTAGYHYSAYFKPFNFGYWCIFNVLKFPACQVPLGLDKNGLPVGIQVVAAPYQDHLCLAVARELESAFGGWVNPS, from the exons ATGTGCAAAGCACAGGATAATAAG GCAGATAATCCGCACCAAAAACACCAGCTCAGTCTACGAAAAGCATTGAAACAACTATCGCTCGAACTCCTCTGGATTTTCATCACACAAATTCACAGTTTGTTTGACTTGGTAGTAGATTTCTGCTTCAAATTGTACTATCAAAACAAGATACGCAAAGTAGGGcctattaaaaacaaattattactTGAGAGTGCGGTAGATTTGGCAGAGAAAATAAG AAACAAGAAAGTCACTGCTGAGGAAGTCGTGCAATCCTTTATCGAAAGATGCAAAGAGGTACAGGAAATCCTCAACGTCATTGTCGAGGATCGTTACGAACAGGCGATCGCAGAGGCCAAAGAAGTTgataaattgataaacaaGCATCCAGACCCTGCGTCTTTCAAGATAACAAAACCCTTCCTCGGAATTCCATTTACCACCAAGGAGAGCAATGAGGCAAAAG GATTTCTTCACACAATGGGCTCAATGTTTCGTCGCGATTATCGCTCCCCCGAAGATGCGACTGTGATTGGCTACCTGAAATCTGCCGGAGGGATAATTATTGCTAAAACAAACATTCCGGAGTTGAATATGTGGACGGAATCTAGAAATAACTTGTACGGCCAAACAAATAATCCTTATGACACGACCAGAACTGTTGGGGGAAGTAGCGGAGGAGAAGGTGCGATAATTGCGTCATGTGGTGCGCCGATCTCTATTGCTAGCGATATTGGAGGATCGATACGAATGCCGGCATTTTTCAACGGAGTATTTGGCCACAAGCCTTCGGAAG GTTTAACACCCATGAAGGGCGTTGGCCTCAGAGAAAACGAATATGACATATCGATGGTAGAAGCTGGCCCGATATGCAAAAAAGCCGTTGACCTGGATCCTCTGTTAAGAGTTCTCATTGGTGATAATATTTCCAAACTTAAACTTGATCAACCTGTCGACTTGAAGACACTACAAATTTTCTATCAAGAAGAGTCAGGCGATATTAGATGCAGCAAAGTTAGTGGATCGCTGAGAAAAGCCATGAAAAACGCCGTAGATCATTTCAAAGGAATCACTGGCGCCGCCACTAAG GTCAAACTGCCCGGAACTGAATATAGTTACAGATTGTGGCGTTATTGGATGACAAAAGAGGTCGGAGAATTTAATCAGAACGTAACAAATAAACAG TACCGTACCACTGCAAAAGCAGAGCTTCTGAATCTGTTGACATTCAGAAGTCAGCTAACCTTAGCGGCTATACTTAAGCTTATAGACAATGATTATTTACCCAAAGAAAACAGCGAGTGGGCAGAAAAAACGACTGAGAATCTCAAAGTAGAGTTACTG AATAAGCTGGGTGATAACGGAGTGCTTTTCTATCCTTCCTCGCCACTTACGGCAGGTTATCATTACTCCGCATACTTCAAACCTTTCAACTTTGGTTATTGGTGTATTTTCAACGTTCTTAAGTTTCCCGCTTGCCAAGTGCCTCTTGGATTAGATAAAAATGGACTTCCCGTTGGAATTCAG GTTGTTGCTGCACCCTATCAAGATCATCTATGTCTCGCGGTTGCCAGAGAGTTGGAATCTGCCTTTGGAGGATGGGTCAATCCGTCCTAA
- the LOC124177754 gene encoding U3 small nucleolar RNA-associated protein 14 homolog A translates to MSDYEFEGGSDHEVSESHSKLLEAVTQLDKGQRVRKAERSEPSLEVSEFHLVQSGVGRGNAVHLRDLAKALGSRATHADISRKLRATQRKSRTLSKPLEKPAAARIKRSVGFENVKKELGKWDSIVSRNRTAEHLHFPLKQGGMRLETSNEFLKRFKIQSELEMELAALEPVKKKHDEERENEAPMSLEQIIERRQETARFRAQQSYREAKAHRQNKIKSKKFHRIERKQKTKQQLKEFEELQKTDPEAALAKLELLEKSRAQERMTLRHKSTGQWAKNKQIRAKYDKESRQDLAQQLSISRELTQKLRNNEAEEDDEDEEDTGVKPLTESEKENPWTNNIKNQSEIDQFISGYRKYWDAKNEEQKSKESKEVNGTNGLPETRSEVANTFEVPQIKDQPATLNPVEEIIVENPELMFDDGSEDESGNDSQDKEELVEKPLELMKKKRKDAETLATKSANKKRNKSPNKRKFNQRVEAAGTSLWIVTPSPGIEIDEIFDTVTANTIEKCSEKLNNMREALSRGVKQEVDERKKRSTKEYEPDLGFKNQKQRPIIDEQMVESVGRGDSAKNDEREELRKLAITRSTGVEAKPKEAEIDPNKFINVRPKYLKTQMPDVVTGGDEGLDDSEVDEAMDDERHNLISEAFADDDVVDEFRQEKSDEVKKSLPESLDLTLPGWGSWGGKNLQSVSSRKKRRFILKFPKDAPRRDENKGDVIIIEEKDPKIKEHQVNELPFPFTSVKDFEASIRAPIGRTFVPENAFKRLIEPNVKTRLGKIIEPMDEEALVSTKKMTKNKRTAPPQKRGKYSRNKRVNLKSRKPSG, encoded by the exons ATGAGCGATTACGAATTCGAGGGCGGAAGCGACCACGAGGTCTCCGAAAGTCATTCGAAGCTACTGGAAGCCGTTACACAGCTCGACAAGGGACAGAG GGTGAGAAAGGCCGAGAGAAGCGAGCCGAGTCTTGAGGTCTCGGAGTTTCACTTGGTGCAGAGCGGCGTCGGTCGTGGAAATGCGGTTCACCTACGAGACCTCGCCAAGGCTCTGGGCAGTCGTGCGACCCATGCGGATATCAGCCGGAAGCTCAGAGCAACCCAGAGAAAGTCCAGGACGCTGTCAAAGCCGCTCGAGAAACCGGCCGCTGCCAGA atAAAAAGGTCCGTTGGTTTTGAGAATGTGAAGAAAGAGCTGGGAAAATGGGACAGCATTGTATCGAGAAATCGAACAGCCGAGCATCTCCACTTTCCTCTGAAACAGGGTGGCATGCGGCTAGAAACTTCCAACGAGTTTCTTAAGCGTTTCAAGATTCAGTCAGAACTGGAAATGGAACTGGCGGCACTAGAacctgttaaaaaaaaacacgatgAGGAACGGGAGAATGAGGCACCTATGAGTCTGGAACAGATTATAGAGAGGAGACAAGAAACGGCAAGGTTTAGAGCACAGCAG tcataCAGAGAGGCGAAGGCTCATCgccaaaataaaataaagagcaAGAAATTTCATCGTATTGAAAGAAAGCAGAAAACGAAACAGCAGCTTAAGGAATTTGAGGAGCTCCAAAAGACTGATCCAGAGGCTGCTTTAGCCAAACTTGAACTATTGGAGAAATCCAGGGCGCAGGAAAGGATGACTCTGAGGCATAAGAGCACCGGACAATGGGCCAAGAACAAGCAAATCAGAGCCAAATACGACAAAGAG AGTCGCCAGGACTTGGCTCAACAGCTCTCGATCAGCAGGGAGTTAACTCAGAAACTTAGAAATAATGAAGCTGAAGAGGATGACGAGGATGAGGAAGACACAGGCGTCAAACCTCTGACCGAAAGCGAGAAAGAGAATCCTTGGACAAACAACATTAAAAATCAATCGGAAATTGATCAGTTTATAAGTGGCTATAGAAAGTACTGGGACGCAAAGAATGAGGAACAAAAATCGAAGGAAAGTAAGGAAGTTAACGGCACAAATGGGCTGCCGGAAACACGGTCGGAAGTCGCGAATACTTTTGAGGTTCCACAGATCAAAGATCAGCCCGCGACGTTGAATCCGGTAGAGGAAATTATTGTAGAAAATCCGGAACTAATGTTTGACGATGGCTCTGAAGATGAATCAGGAAATGATAGTCAAG ATAAAGAAGAGCTCGTTGAAAAGCCATTAGAgctaatgaagaaaaaacgaaaagatgCTGAAACTCTGGCGACAAAATctgcgaataaaaaaagaaacaaatcgcCCAACAAGAGAAAATTTAACCAAAGGGTTGAAGCAGCAGGTACTTCGCTTTGGATTGTGACCCCATCACCTGGTAtagaaattgatgaaatattcGACACCGTCACAGCTAATacgatcgaaaaatgtagtgaaaaattaaacaatatgAGAGAAGCCTTGTCTCGCGGTGTAAAACAAGAAGTAGACGAGCGAAAGAAGAGATCGACGAAAGAATACGAGCCAGATCTTGGTTTCAAGAATCAGAAACAGCGGCCGATAATCGACGAACAGATGGTAGAATCGGTGGGAAGAGGCGATTCTGCAAAGAATGACGAAAGGGAGGAGCTTCGGAAGCTGGCCATCACCAGAAGCACGGGAGTCGAGGCTAAACCTAAAGAGGCGGAAATAGATCCGAATAAGTTCATAAACGTAAGACCAAAATATCTTAAGACGCAAATGCCAGACGTGGTTACAGGCGGGGACGAGGGGCTGGATGACAGCGAAGTCGACGAAGCGATGGATGACGAAAGGCATAATTTGATAAGCGAAGCGTTCGCGGACGACGATGTGGTGGACGAATTCAGACAGGAAAAAAGCGACGAGGTGAAGAAATCGCTACCCGAAAGTTTGGACCTCACTTTACCCGGTTGGGGTTCCTGGGGTGGGAAAAATCTGCAATCAGTATCGTCGCGCAAGAAGAGGAGATTCATACTCAAATTTCCCAAGGACGCCCCTCGCCGCGACGAAAATAAAGGAGATGTGATCATTATCGAGGAGAAGGATCCTAAGATAAAGGAGCATCAAGTGAACGAACTACCGTTCCCATTCACCAGTGTCAAGGACTTTGAAGCCAGCATTCGCGCACCCATAGGCAGAACTTTTGTACCAGAAAACGCGTTTAAAAGGTTAATCGAACCCAACGTAAAGACAAGGTTGGGTAAAATAATTGAACCTATGGACGAGGAGGCTTTGGTAAGTACAAAGAAAATGACTAAGAACAAGAGAACGGCGCCACCTCAGAAGAGAGGAAAATATTCGAGGAATAAGAGAGTCAACTTAAAATCGAGAAAACCGTCAGGTTAA
- the LOC124178039 gene encoding S-adenosylmethionine decarboxylase proenzyme isoform X2, with product MAANTEIRTGSPADHSGVQFFEGVEKLLEIWFTSTEDGSDKQRDLRNIPRQKWENLLKIVRCEIISFCQNDQVDAYVLSESSMFVSKRRLILKTCGTTTPLQCLEPLLSLVEQYTGFDEVEDVFYSRKNYKRPELQISPHQAFEEEVALLDTFFEDGEAYCLGSVDTDCWYLYTLNKEKCSQTKSDPDQTLEILMTHLDSEVMSIFTRDVCSSAAEATVKSGIEKLIPNMVIDDFLFEPCGYSMNGVMKSGCYMTIHITPEPDFSYVSFESNIPQASYNEVICRVLDTFKPGKFVVTVFANKESVAIDTPKELDQADKLSFGGDWLCHDVQYCRFKNYDLTCAFYSKFPS from the exons ATGGCGGCTAATACGGAGATCCGGACTGGCAGTCCTGCCGATCATAGCGGTGTGCAGTTTTTCGAGGGGGTCGAAAAGCTCCTTGAAATTTGGTTCACGAGTACCGAGGACGGCTCGGACAAACAGCGTGATCTTCGCAACATACCTCG gCAAAAATGGGAgaatcttttgaaaatcgtccGATGCGAGATAATCAGCTTCTGTCAGAACGATCAAGTCGACGCGTACGTGTTGAG CGAAAGCAGTATGTTCGTATCAAAGAGACGATTGATCCTAAAGACCTGCGGAACCACGACTCCCCTCCAATGCTTGGAGCCGCTTCTGAGCCTTGTCGAACAATATACAGGATTTGATGAAGTCGAG GATGTCTTTTACTCACGCAAAAACTACAAGAGACCCGAGCTTCAGATTTCGCCGCATCAAGCTTTCGAAGAAGAAGTTGCTCTACTCGACACCTTCTTCGAAG ACGGCGAAGCCTACTGTCTCGGATCAGTGGACACGGATTGCTGGTACTTATACACtttgaacaaagaaaaatgctCACAGACGAAGAGCGACCCAGATCAAACGTTGGAAATTCTGATGACACACTTGGACTCAGAAGTAATGTCTATATTCACGAGGGACGTTTGCTCATCTGCTGCTGAAGCGACTGTCAAGTCAGGAATTGAAAAACTTATTCCGAACATGGTCATCGACGACTTCTTGTTTGAGCCTTGCGGATATTCCATGAATGGCGTAATGAAAAGT GGATGTTACATGACAATTCACATAACACCAGAGCCAGATTTTTCCTACGTGTCGTTTGAGAGCAACATTCCACAAGCGTCTTACAACGAAGTGATTTGTCGTGTGCTGGATACGTTTAAACCTGGTAAATTTGTCGTAACCGTATTTGCGAACAAGGAATCCGTCGCCATTGATACTCCTAAGGAACTAGATCAGGCCGATAAGCTGAGTTTTGGTGGGGACTGGCTGTGCCACGATGTACAGTACTgtcgtttcaaaaattatgACCTAACTTGTGCATTCTACTCAAAATTCCCAAGCTGA
- the LOC124178039 gene encoding S-adenosylmethionine decarboxylase proenzyme isoform X1, which yields MAANTEIRTGSPADHSGVQFFEGVEKLLEIWFTSTEDGSDKQRDLRNIPRQKWENLLKIVRCEIISFCQNDQVDAYVLSESSMFVSKRRLILKTCGTTTPLQCLEPLLSLVEQYTGFDEVEDVFYSRKNYKRPELQISPHQAFEEEVALLDTFFEDGEAYCLGSVDTDCWYLYTLNKEKCSQTKSDPDQTLEILMTHLDSEVMSIFTRDVCSSAAEATVKSGIEKLIPNMVIDDFLFEPCGYSMNGVMKSGTPELPEGCYMTIHITPEPDFSYVSFESNIPQASYNEVICRVLDTFKPGKFVVTVFANKESVAIDTPKELDQADKLSFGGDWLCHDVQYCRFKNYDLTCAFYSKFPS from the exons ATGGCGGCTAATACGGAGATCCGGACTGGCAGTCCTGCCGATCATAGCGGTGTGCAGTTTTTCGAGGGGGTCGAAAAGCTCCTTGAAATTTGGTTCACGAGTACCGAGGACGGCTCGGACAAACAGCGTGATCTTCGCAACATACCTCG gCAAAAATGGGAgaatcttttgaaaatcgtccGATGCGAGATAATCAGCTTCTGTCAGAACGATCAAGTCGACGCGTACGTGTTGAG CGAAAGCAGTATGTTCGTATCAAAGAGACGATTGATCCTAAAGACCTGCGGAACCACGACTCCCCTCCAATGCTTGGAGCCGCTTCTGAGCCTTGTCGAACAATATACAGGATTTGATGAAGTCGAG GATGTCTTTTACTCACGCAAAAACTACAAGAGACCCGAGCTTCAGATTTCGCCGCATCAAGCTTTCGAAGAAGAAGTTGCTCTACTCGACACCTTCTTCGAAG ACGGCGAAGCCTACTGTCTCGGATCAGTGGACACGGATTGCTGGTACTTATACACtttgaacaaagaaaaatgctCACAGACGAAGAGCGACCCAGATCAAACGTTGGAAATTCTGATGACACACTTGGACTCAGAAGTAATGTCTATATTCACGAGGGACGTTTGCTCATCTGCTGCTGAAGCGACTGTCAAGTCAGGAATTGAAAAACTTATTCCGAACATGGTCATCGACGACTTCTTGTTTGAGCCTTGCGGATATTCCATGAATGGCGTAATGAAAAGT gGCACTCCAGAACTGCCCGAA GGATGTTACATGACAATTCACATAACACCAGAGCCAGATTTTTCCTACGTGTCGTTTGAGAGCAACATTCCACAAGCGTCTTACAACGAAGTGATTTGTCGTGTGCTGGATACGTTTAAACCTGGTAAATTTGTCGTAACCGTATTTGCGAACAAGGAATCCGTCGCCATTGATACTCCTAAGGAACTAGATCAGGCCGATAAGCTGAGTTTTGGTGGGGACTGGCTGTGCCACGATGTACAGTACTgtcgtttcaaaaattatgACCTAACTTGTGCATTCTACTCAAAATTCCCAAGCTGA
- the LOC124178039 gene encoding S-adenosylmethionine decarboxylase proenzyme isoform X3, producing MAANTEIRTGSPADHSGVQFFEGVEKLLEIWFTSTEDGSDKQRDLRNIPRQKWENLLKIVRCEIISFCQNDQVDAYVLSESSMFVSKRRLILKTCGTTTPLQCLEPLLSLVEQYTGFDEVEDVFYSRKNYKRPELQISPHQAFEEEVALLDTFFEDGEAYCLGSVDTDCWYLYTLNKEKCSQTKSDPDQTLEILMTHLDSEVMSIFTRDVCSSAAEATVKSGIEKLIPNMVIDDFLFEPCGYSMNGVMKSGTPELPEVSIIYPVVIHVCKPTSFEGMLHDNSHNTRARFFLRVV from the exons ATGGCGGCTAATACGGAGATCCGGACTGGCAGTCCTGCCGATCATAGCGGTGTGCAGTTTTTCGAGGGGGTCGAAAAGCTCCTTGAAATTTGGTTCACGAGTACCGAGGACGGCTCGGACAAACAGCGTGATCTTCGCAACATACCTCG gCAAAAATGGGAgaatcttttgaaaatcgtccGATGCGAGATAATCAGCTTCTGTCAGAACGATCAAGTCGACGCGTACGTGTTGAG CGAAAGCAGTATGTTCGTATCAAAGAGACGATTGATCCTAAAGACCTGCGGAACCACGACTCCCCTCCAATGCTTGGAGCCGCTTCTGAGCCTTGTCGAACAATATACAGGATTTGATGAAGTCGAG GATGTCTTTTACTCACGCAAAAACTACAAGAGACCCGAGCTTCAGATTTCGCCGCATCAAGCTTTCGAAGAAGAAGTTGCTCTACTCGACACCTTCTTCGAAG ACGGCGAAGCCTACTGTCTCGGATCAGTGGACACGGATTGCTGGTACTTATACACtttgaacaaagaaaaatgctCACAGACGAAGAGCGACCCAGATCAAACGTTGGAAATTCTGATGACACACTTGGACTCAGAAGTAATGTCTATATTCACGAGGGACGTTTGCTCATCTGCTGCTGAAGCGACTGTCAAGTCAGGAATTGAAAAACTTATTCCGAACATGGTCATCGACGACTTCTTGTTTGAGCCTTGCGGATATTCCATGAATGGCGTAATGAAAAGT gGCACTCCAGAACTGCCCGAAGTGAGTATTATTTACCCAGTCGTTATTCATGTCTGTAAACCGACAAGCTTTGAAG GGATGTTACATGACAATTCACATAACACCAGAGCCAGATTTTTCCTACGTGTCGTTTGA
- the LOC124178043 gene encoding transmembrane inner ear expressed protein yields MDKETNLTMPSSASSTLTVPPCSPNEVPIKHGDCGDGGVNEWLEDETVAGFRVWQLAGMVLSVLLTIIIALCCCIRFRVPRTKQEIEADYIRNKITRRFRKELTNINNEEMDEMDLKRALDRVRARFDAETELQRQQKEVTYDEPTRGFRARVNAILHGVHLRLARNEPRELSNVI; encoded by the exons ATGgacaaagaaacaaatttgacAATGCCAAGCTCCGCTTCCTCGACGTTGACCGTGCCACCCTGTTCTCCGAACGAAGTGCCGATAAAGCATGGAGACTGTGGCGACGGTGGCGTGAACGAATGGCTCGAAGACGAAACCGTGGCTGGTTTTCGGGTATGGCAATTAGCTGGAATGGTTCTCTCCGTTTTGTTAACTATCATAATAGCATTGTGCTGCTGCATAAGATTCAGAGTTCCTCGGACGAAGCAGGAGATCGAGGCTGACTATATTAGGAACAAAATAACAAGGCGGTTCAGGAAAGAATtaacaaatataaataacgaAGAGATGGACGAAATGGACTTGAAACGAG CTCTGGACAGAGTACGAGCGAGATTTGATGCCGAGACTGAGTTGCAGAGACAACAGAAAGAAGTGACGTACGATGAGCCGACGCGTGGATTCAGAGCAAGAGTAAATGCTATTTTGCACGGAGTGCATTTGCGACTTGCCCGAAACGAGCCAAGGGAATTGAGCaatgtgatttaa
- the LOC124178040 gene encoding actin-related protein 2/3 complex subunit 2, with translation MILLEINNRIIEETLNNKIKNALAGHKPESIDVKIADFDGVLFHISNVGGDKTKIRISISLKFYMQLQEHGADELLKREYGPLLTTEEDGYNVSLLIDLENLPEDWEALVKNVGLLKRHCFASVFEKYFDFQEAGEEGHKRAVIQYRDQETLYVEAKSDRVTVVFSTVFKDEDDIVIGKVFLQELKEGRRASHTAPQVLFSHREPPLELQDSDAAVGDNVGYITFVLFPRHTNREARDNTIDLIHMFRDYLHYHIKCSKAYIHSRMRAKTSDFLKVLNRARPEPKNIEKKTITGRTFIRKE, from the exons ATGATCTTACTTGAGATCAACAATAGGATAATAGAGGAAAcgttaaataacaaaataaagaatgcCTTGGCTGG GCATAAACCGGAATCGATAGATGTCAAAATAGCTGACTTTGATGGAGTTTTGTTCCACATTTCCAATGTTGGAGGCGACAAAACCAAAATTAGA ATTAGTATCTCGCTCAAGTTTTACATGCAGTTGCAAGAACATGGTGCTGACGAATTGCTCAAACGCGAGTATGGCCCTTTACTTACTACCGAAGAGGATG GATACAATGTGTCGTTGCTGATAGATTTAGAGAACTTGCCCGAGGATTGGGAAGCGTTGGTCAAAAATGTTGGCCTGCTGAAAAGGCACTGTTTTGCAagtgtatttgaaaaatattttgacttccAAGAAGCAGGCGAGGAAGGCCATAAAAGAGCAGTAATACAATATCGAGATCAGGAAACACT GTACGTAGAGGCCAAAAGTGACAGAGTAACCGTGGTATTTAGTACAGTGTTCAAAGATGAAGATGACATAGTTATCGGCAAAGTGTTTCTACAAGAACTCAAGGAAGGGAGACGGGCGAGTCACACCGCGCCACAAGTCCTCTTCAGTCATCGGGAGCCACCATTGGAGCTTCAAGATTCTGACGCGGCGGTCGGCGATAATGTGGGTTACATTACTTTTG TGCTGTTCCCGCGACACACGAATCGGGAGGCCCGTGACAACACCATCGACCTGATTCACATGTTCAGAGATTACCTGCATTACCACATCAAATGCAGCAAGGCGTACATACACTCAAGAATGCGTGCCAAGACCTCAGATTTCCTCAAAGTACTAAACCGCGCGAGACCCGAGCCTAAAAACATCGAAAAGAAAACCATAAC AGGTCGAACGTTCATTAGGAAGGAATGA
- the LOC124178037 gene encoding mitochondrial-processing peptidase subunit beta — MATRLLRISSALRTYSNKTSHVKISKQWRSTAASLQQTLINQPATKTTTFENGMRVASEDSGAATATVGLWIDAGSRYEDDKNNGVAHFMEHMAFKGTAKRSQTDLELEIENMGAHLNAYTSREQTVFYAKCLSQDVPKAIEILSDIIQNSKLGESEIERERGVILREMQEVETNLQEVVFDHLHSVAYQGTPLGRTILGPTENIKSITRNDLVTYVKNHYKASRCVLAGAGGVDHAQLVDLAKKHFSGLDNKIEGEIPLIHHCRYTGSEVRVRDDSIPLAHIAIAVEGAGWTDADNIPLMVANTLMGAWDRNQGGGANNASNLAKASAEMGLCHSYQSFNTCYKDTGLWGVYFVCDPMQCELMLYNIQNEWMRLCTIVTEREVERARNILKTNMLLQLDGTTAICEDIGRQMLCYNRRIPLHELEKRIDSVTAKNIHDIGMKYIYDRCPVVAAVGPVENLPDYTRIRQSMYWLRV, encoded by the exons ATGGCGACTCGTCTGCTAAGGATTAGTTCCGCGCTGCGAACTTATTCGAATAAAACCAGTCACGTCAAG ATCTCCAAGCAATGGAGGTCCACTGCAGCATCGCTTCAGCAGACGTTGATCAATCAGCCTGCCACGAAGACCACGACCTTTGAAAATGGCATGCGAGTTGCCAGCGAAGACAGCGGCGCTGCTACGGCAACCGTTGGGCTATGGATCGATGCCGGAAGTCGGTATGAAGACGACAAGAACAATGGAGTTGCTCACTTCATGGAACACATGGCTTTCAAG GGAACAGCCAAACGCTCCCAGACAGACCTGGAACTGGAAATTGAGAACATGGGAGCTCACTTGAATGCCTACACGAGCAGGGAACAGACTGTGTTCTATGCAAAATGTTTGTCCCAGGACGTGCCAAAGGCGATCGAGATCCTGAGCGATATAATCCAGAACTCTAAGCTAGGCGAGAGCGAgattgagagagagaggggagtgattCTCAGGGAAATGCAGGAGGTGGAGACAAATCTGCAGGAAGTCGTGTTCGATCACTTACACTCAGTCGCCTACCAGGGAACTCCGTTGGGCAGAACCATTCTTGGACCGACTGAAAACATCAAGAGCATCACCAGGAATGACCTTGTTACCTATGTCAAGAATCACTATAAGGCCTCAag GTGCGTGCTGGCTGGTGCAGGCGGCGTTGACCATGCGCAGCTCGTTGATCTTGCTAAGAAACACTTCAGCGGTTTAGATAACAAAATCGAGGGAGAAATCCCACTAATTCATCATTGCCGCTACACTGGATCAGAAGTCCGTGTCCGTGACGACAGCATTCCTCTGGCTCATATAGCTATTGCTGTTGAAG GCGCGGGATGGACCGACGCTGACAACATTCCCTTGATGGTCGCCAACACTTTGATGGGTGCGTGGGATCGTAATCAGGGCGGTGGAGCTAACAACGCTAGTAATTTGGCCAAGGCCTCAGCCGAAATGGGACTATGTCACAGCTATCAGAGCTTTAATACCTGCTACAAG GATACAGGACTGTGGGGAGTTTACTTTGTTTGCGACCCAATGCAGTGCGAATTAATGCTTTACAATATTCAAAACGAATGGATGCGTCTCTGCACTATCGTCACTGAACGCGAAGTTGAACGGGCCAGAAATATCTTGAAGACAAACATGCTCCTTCAATTGGACGGAACTACCGCGATTTGCGAAGACATTGGCAGACAGATGCTGTGTTATAACCGTCGCATACCTTTGCACGAACTTGAGAAGAGGATAGAC AGTGTTACCGCAAAGAACATTCACGACATTGGTATGAAGTACATCTATGATCGTTGTCCCGTCGTCGCAGCTGTTGGCCCAGTTGAAAACCTCCCAGACTACACTCGTATTCGTCAGTCGATGTATTGGCTCCGAGTATAA